One genomic segment of Candidatus Neomarinimicrobiota bacterium includes these proteins:
- the lon gene encoding endopeptidase La, protein MSEELKDDIEDKELESETESDEGVSVPGTFPVMPLRNTVLFPQQVIPTYIGRERSLRLIDDLPAGKKMIVVVAQEDGSIENPEPEDLYAWGTLSIVLKVFDMPDNSKSAIIQGMERVKVLSFIQEEPYYKAAVKRVEDRETEGIDVEALATNIRGVFRDLINIAPYLTEEHSGVLSSIQKPGKLADRVISLVTIPTNEKQEILEELDIKKRLEKSTVLLNREVQRIKLGEKIQTEVQDEISKTQREYYLREQLKAIRKELGEDEGPTELKELEEKIDAASMSEEADKVARKELDRLTKIPPQSPEYTVSRTYLDWLLELPWNNSSDDRVDTREAKKILDEDHWGLDDVKQRILEYLAVRKLKEERVKDGRVKGPILCFVGPPGVGKTSLGRSIARAMNREFVRISLGGVRDEAEIRGHRRTYIGALPGRILQSLKKAGTNNPVFMLDEVDKVGADFRGDPSSALLEVLDPEQNFSFSDHYLEVPFDLSKVMFISTANLRDPIIPALRDRMEILDFTGYIEEEKINIAKKYLIPKQLEENALTDEDCSFLTSAIKELIDSYTREAGVRNLEREIANVLRKIARDRAEGKKQFTKITKPVVHKYLGAPRYFSEMAERMSKAGVVIGLAWTSAGGDILFIEATRMPGKGELILTGHLGDVMKESARAALSYVRANAETLGIEPDFAEKTDIHIHVPAGAIPKDGPSAGTAIFTAIVSLLTDRTVKDTIAMTGEITLRGAVLPIGGVREKVTAAHRSGVKEVILPGFNKKDLEDIPTKVLKDMKFHFVKEVSEVVDHAFPKAPEPKKSKPGKAIPRAPSAQA, encoded by the coding sequence ATGTCTGAAGAACTTAAAGACGATATAGAGGACAAAGAGCTTGAGTCCGAAACGGAATCAGACGAGGGTGTCAGTGTTCCCGGAACCTTTCCTGTCATGCCCCTCAGGAATACCGTCCTGTTTCCGCAGCAGGTCATTCCCACCTACATCGGTCGCGAACGCTCCCTCAGGTTGATTGACGATCTGCCTGCGGGAAAGAAGATGATCGTTGTGGTTGCTCAGGAGGACGGTTCTATAGAGAATCCCGAACCGGAGGATTTGTATGCCTGGGGAACATTATCAATTGTGCTGAAAGTTTTCGACATGCCGGACAACAGCAAGTCAGCGATCATTCAGGGAATGGAGAGGGTAAAGGTCCTTTCCTTTATTCAGGAAGAGCCATATTACAAAGCGGCAGTGAAGCGTGTGGAGGACAGGGAGACTGAAGGGATTGACGTTGAGGCACTGGCCACGAACATTCGGGGTGTTTTCCGGGATCTCATCAATATTGCCCCTTACCTCACGGAGGAGCATTCCGGCGTTCTCAGCAGTATCCAGAAACCCGGCAAACTTGCGGATCGCGTCATTTCCCTGGTGACGATTCCGACGAATGAGAAGCAGGAAATCCTGGAAGAACTGGATATCAAAAAGAGGCTCGAAAAGTCAACCGTTCTCCTGAACAGGGAAGTCCAGAGGATTAAGCTCGGGGAGAAGATTCAGACGGAAGTCCAGGATGAGATTTCCAAGACTCAGCGGGAGTATTATCTGCGGGAGCAGTTGAAAGCAATTCGAAAGGAGCTGGGTGAGGATGAAGGTCCCACCGAACTCAAAGAGCTGGAAGAGAAAATCGATGCGGCAAGCATGAGTGAGGAGGCCGACAAGGTAGCCCGGAAGGAGCTGGACCGTCTCACCAAAATACCCCCTCAATCTCCTGAATACACGGTTTCCAGGACGTATCTCGATTGGTTACTGGAACTCCCATGGAATAATTCAAGTGATGACCGGGTGGATACCCGGGAAGCCAAGAAGATTCTTGACGAAGACCATTGGGGTTTGGATGATGTCAAGCAGCGTATCCTTGAGTACCTGGCTGTGAGAAAGCTGAAAGAGGAGAGAGTCAAGGATGGCAGGGTTAAAGGGCCGATCCTCTGTTTTGTGGGTCCTCCCGGTGTCGGAAAGACCTCCCTGGGAAGGTCGATCGCGCGGGCAATGAACCGCGAATTTGTCCGGATTTCGTTGGGAGGCGTCAGGGACGAGGCAGAGATCCGCGGTCACCGTCGGACCTATATTGGTGCTCTTCCCGGCCGGATTCTCCAGAGTCTCAAGAAGGCAGGAACGAATAATCCCGTCTTCATGCTGGATGAGGTGGACAAGGTGGGAGCCGATTTCCGAGGTGATCCGTCGTCGGCCCTGCTTGAGGTACTCGACCCGGAGCAGAACTTTTCGTTCAGCGATCATTACCTCGAAGTTCCATTTGACCTGAGCAAAGTGATGTTCATTTCCACGGCGAACCTGAGAGATCCCATCATCCCTGCCTTAAGGGACAGAATGGAAATTCTTGATTTCACGGGATACATCGAGGAGGAAAAGATTAACATTGCCAAGAAGTATTTGATTCCCAAGCAGCTTGAGGAGAACGCGCTGACCGACGAAGACTGTTCATTTCTCACCTCCGCGATAAAAGAGCTCATCGATTCCTACACGCGGGAAGCGGGTGTTCGGAATCTGGAGAGAGAAATTGCCAACGTCCTGCGCAAGATTGCCCGGGACCGGGCGGAAGGGAAGAAGCAGTTCACCAAGATCACAAAGCCGGTGGTGCACAAGTATCTGGGAGCGCCGCGATACTTTTCTGAAATGGCTGAGAGGATGAGCAAGGCCGGAGTGGTCATAGGTCTGGCGTGGACATCCGCCGGTGGTGATATTCTCTTCATAGAGGCCACCAGGATGCCAGGGAAGGGCGAATTAATCCTCACGGGCCACCTGGGTGACGTTATGAAGGAGTCGGCCAGGGCCGCACTTTCGTACGTGAGGGCGAATGCGGAAACGTTGGGTATTGAGCCGGACTTCGCCGAGAAGACGGACATTCACATCCATGTGCCGGCGGGCGCCATTCCGAAGGACGGTCCTTCTGCCGGTACAGCCATATTCACGGCCATCGTTTCTCTCTTAACGGACCGGACCGTTAAAGATACGATAGCCATGACGGGTGAAATCACTCTTCGGGGAGCCGTTTTGCCCATTGGGGGTGTACGGGAGAAAGTGACTGCTGCTCACCGGTCAGGAGTGAAGGAGGTGATTCTTCCCGGTTTCAACAAGAAGGATCTTGAAGATATTCCCACGAAGGTGTTGAAGGATATGAAGTTCCACTTTGTCAAGGAGGTATCGGAGGTAGTCGATCACGCTTTTCCGAAGGCGCCCGAACCGAAGAAGTCGAAGCCAGGCAAAGCGATCCCCAGGGCCCCCTCCGCCCAAGCGTGA
- the lipA gene encoding lipoyl synthase, protein MTLSSGQVYEGRTSPRKPSWLKVQVRTGEHYSDLKRIVRTGNLHTVCEEALCPNIFECWERRSAALMILGDVCTRSCGFCSVKTGRPSWNDPDEPRRTAEAVKEMGLRHCVITSVNRDELPDGGASVWAETIRQIQRKNPDCSVEVLIPDFKEDTSALRTVFEAKPDILGHNMETVPRLYGKVRPQARFDWSLKVLTESKSYGLRTKTAFMLGLGETAEEVYDLMEHVANTGCDIVAIGQYLQPTKNHYPVDRFVHPDEFLVFREDGLKMGFQWVEAGPLVRSSYHADRQAQFA, encoded by the coding sequence GTCAGGTGTACGAAGGCCGTACCAGTCCGCGAAAACCTTCATGGTTGAAGGTGCAAGTTAGAACCGGGGAACACTATTCAGATCTAAAGCGGATCGTCAGGACCGGAAATCTCCACACTGTCTGCGAGGAAGCGCTATGTCCGAACATCTTCGAATGTTGGGAGCGTCGTTCGGCCGCGCTCATGATCCTTGGCGATGTCTGCACCCGGTCGTGCGGTTTTTGCAGCGTCAAGACGGGCCGTCCAAGCTGGAATGATCCCGATGAGCCCAGGAGGACTGCTGAAGCTGTGAAGGAGATGGGTCTGCGGCACTGCGTGATCACCTCGGTGAATCGTGATGAGCTTCCCGACGGGGGGGCGTCTGTCTGGGCGGAAACCATCCGTCAGATTCAGCGGAAGAATCCGGACTGTTCCGTGGAGGTTCTCATTCCCGATTTCAAAGAGGACACATCCGCACTGAGGACGGTTTTCGAGGCGAAGCCGGACATCCTTGGGCACAACATGGAAACCGTCCCCCGCCTGTACGGAAAAGTCCGACCCCAGGCCAGGTTTGATTGGTCTCTTAAGGTTCTCACGGAGTCAAAATCATATGGTCTCCGAACGAAAACAGCGTTTATGCTGGGACTGGGAGAGACGGCAGAAGAGGTTTACGACCTGATGGAACACGTGGCGAATACCGGCTGCGATATCGTCGCTATCGGTCAATACCTGCAGCCAACGAAAAATCATTACCCCGTGGATCGATTCGTTCACCCTGATGAATTCCTCGTCTTCCGCGAGGACGGACTAAAAATGGGATTTCAGTGGGTTGAAGCAGGGCCTCTTGTGCGGAGTTCGTATCACGCGGATCGCCAGGCGCAATTCGCATGA